The Candidatus Polarisedimenticolaceae bacterium genome has a window encoding:
- a CDS encoding MerR family transcriptional regulator translates to MSEAIPDKLFYKLNEVCQYTDTQPYVLRFWESEFPQLAPEKHKNGQRVYRRQDIDLILKIKKLLYEDEYTIADVRKRIEAELAGLPVQPPEKHVHAPEPPPRPVTAGDRMLPLESLLPDDGTPEPEPSWPVPETPEPARESPAELATLKAALDREHKARQEAERARDAALERERDAVREAGREREGRLAVERERDLAIANAASNAQEAERERSLREAAERARDAALSRIDLAASRIRGAMERLDTPSS, encoded by the coding sequence CAAGCTCTTCTACAAGCTCAACGAGGTGTGCCAGTACACGGACACCCAGCCGTACGTCCTGCGGTTCTGGGAGAGCGAGTTCCCGCAGCTCGCCCCCGAGAAACACAAGAACGGCCAGCGGGTGTACCGCCGTCAGGACATCGACCTCATCCTCAAGATCAAGAAGCTGCTGTACGAGGACGAATACACGATCGCCGACGTCCGCAAACGCATCGAGGCCGAGCTCGCCGGCCTCCCCGTGCAGCCTCCCGAAAAACACGTCCACGCGCCCGAGCCCCCGCCGCGCCCCGTCACCGCCGGCGATCGGATGCTCCCGCTCGAGTCGCTCCTCCCCGACGACGGGACTCCCGAGCCCGAACCTTCCTGGCCCGTCCCCGAGACACCGGAGCCGGCACGGGAATCTCCCGCGGAGCTGGCGACGCTGAAGGCCGCCCTCGATCGCGAGCACAAGGCCCGCCAGGAGGCGGAGCGCGCCCGCGACGCGGCGCTCGAGCGGGAGCGCGATGCGGTCCGGGAGGCGGGGCGGGAGCGTGAGGGGCGCCTGGCGGTCGAACGCGAGCGCGACCTCGCGATTGCCAACGCGGCGTCCAACGCCCAGGAGGCCGAACGCGAGCGATCGCTCCGGGAAGCCGCCGAGCGCGCGCGCGACGCGGCGCTCTCCCGCATCGACCTCGCGGCCTCCAGGATCCGCGGCGCGATGGAGCGGCTCGACACCCCGTCTTCTTGA
- a CDS encoding YtxH domain-containing protein, whose protein sequence is MREIQHGSGKGMFWAALIGAGVGAGVALLYAPRAGKETREWLAERGRRMKDTTLSTLEQGKDAARRAAREIGGAAEDTAKVVNRPLPNGPASTILNR, encoded by the coding sequence ATGCGAGAGATCCAGCATGGCAGCGGGAAGGGGATGTTCTGGGCCGCACTCATCGGCGCGGGAGTCGGTGCGGGGGTCGCCCTCCTGTACGCGCCTCGCGCGGGCAAGGAGACGCGGGAGTGGCTGGCGGAGAGGGGCCGGCGGATGAAGGACACCACCCTCAGCACGCTCGAGCAGGGCAAGGACGCGGCCCGACGTGCCGCGCGGGAGATCGGTGGAGCCGCCGAAGACACCGCAAAGGTCGTCAACCGCCCCCTGCCCAACGGTCCGGCCTCCACGATCCTGAATCGATGA